Proteins co-encoded in one Cytophaga hutchinsonii ATCC 33406 genomic window:
- a CDS encoding tyrosine-protein phosphatase has product MSFLKSLFSKPQHATEDWLFVDMHSHLIPGIDDGSKSMEESLSLIQEFKKLGYKKIITTPHIMGDFFKNSKETIFPGLIELRASIAEAGIDIEIEAAAEYYLDEWFIEKLERNEPLLKLGGNYVLFETSYMNRPTQLHQAIFLMRSLGYIPVLAHPERYTYLYEDFKLFKEIYEMDVLFQINLNSLAGYYSKTAKLYAEKLIDNNMVDFVGTDCHGQRHIDVLAKVKVSNYYQKLQKLSILNNTLIS; this is encoded by the coding sequence ATGAGTTTTCTAAAATCATTATTCAGCAAGCCGCAGCATGCAACGGAAGACTGGCTCTTTGTTGATATGCATTCGCACCTGATACCGGGCATTGATGATGGTTCAAAAAGCATGGAAGAATCTTTATCATTGATTCAGGAATTTAAAAAATTAGGTTATAAAAAAATCATTACCACCCCGCACATCATGGGGGATTTTTTTAAAAATTCGAAAGAAACAATATTCCCGGGGCTAATTGAATTAAGAGCAAGTATAGCAGAAGCCGGCATTGATATTGAAATAGAAGCCGCAGCAGAATATTATTTAGACGAATGGTTTATAGAAAAACTGGAACGGAATGAACCGCTGCTAAAGTTAGGGGGCAATTATGTTCTGTTTGAAACTTCTTACATGAACAGGCCGACACAACTTCATCAGGCAATTTTTTTAATGCGTTCATTGGGTTATATACCTGTGTTGGCACACCCTGAAAGATATACGTATTTATATGAGGATTTCAAACTGTTTAAAGAAATCTATGAGATGGATGTGCTGTTTCAGATTAATTTAAATTCGTTGGCTGGTTACTATTCTAAAACAGCTAAACTATATGCTGAAAAATTAATTGATAACAACATGGTAGATTTTGTTGGCACCGATTGCCACGGACAAAGACATATAGATGTACTGGCGAAAGTTAAAGTGTCAAACTATTATCAAAAGCTTCAAAAATTAAGTATTTTAAATAACACATTGATTTCATGA
- a CDS encoding SDR family oxidoreductase: MILVTGANGLVGSFLCNELAGKGYRVKALVREKSDTSLLKAVAGSIELVYGDITDAGSLVDAMEDVMCVVHTAAVISFWNKKNKEMYQTNVVGTRNVVDVALEKGVKKMIHISSIAAIGRKATDTRIDEKNNWEESAVNTAYAVTKHQAELEIFRAVEEGLHAVIINPSVILGPGLKGTSSVRLFEYVQQKGKFYTDGDLNYVDVRDVVESIEYFISHETPAGERYILNGGTVSFKTFFEKIAEMLHTNPPSVKASDWMKQIVWRVEAIKAFITGKEPLITKSTARTATNKFEYSADKIMQLSQRSFRPLQDTIYWTCKQLF; this comes from the coding sequence ATGATTCTCGTAACGGGTGCAAATGGTTTGGTAGGAAGTTTTCTTTGTAACGAATTAGCAGGGAAAGGGTATCGTGTAAAAGCGTTGGTTCGTGAAAAGTCAGATACATCTTTATTGAAAGCAGTTGCAGGAAGCATTGAACTTGTTTATGGAGATATTACGGATGCGGGCTCTTTAGTGGATGCCATGGAAGATGTAATGTGTGTGGTGCATACGGCGGCTGTTATATCTTTTTGGAATAAAAAAAATAAAGAAATGTATCAGACAAATGTAGTCGGTACAAGAAATGTTGTGGATGTTGCACTCGAAAAAGGTGTAAAAAAAATGATTCATATCAGTTCCATTGCAGCGATAGGAAGAAAGGCAACAGATACACGCATCGATGAAAAAAACAATTGGGAAGAATCTGCTGTAAATACGGCATACGCAGTAACCAAACACCAGGCAGAACTTGAGATCTTCCGGGCTGTTGAAGAAGGGCTGCATGCTGTGATTATTAACCCATCGGTTATATTAGGTCCGGGTTTAAAAGGTACAAGCAGTGTACGTTTGTTTGAGTATGTTCAGCAAAAAGGCAAATTCTATACGGATGGCGACTTAAACTATGTAGATGTACGGGACGTGGTTGAAAGCATTGAATATTTCATTTCGCATGAAACGCCGGCCGGAGAGCGCTACATTCTTAACGGAGGAACGGTTAGCTTTAAAACATTTTTTGAAAAGATAGCAGAGATGCTGCATACAAATCCTCCGTCCGTGAAGGCTTCAGACTGGATGAAGCAGATTGTGTGGAGAGTAGAGGCAATCAAAGCCTTTATTACAGGCAAGGAACCATTAATAACCAAAAGCACCGCCAGAACAGCAACAAATAAATTTGAATACAGTGCAGATAAAATCATGCAGCTCAGCCAAAGATCATTCAGGCCTTTGCAGGATACCATTTACTGGACCTGTAAACAGCTTTTTTAG
- a CDS encoding tetratricopeptide repeat protein yields the protein MARQNKRQSDDRELARKFEELLKEGTPGFFDVSVYESIIQYYLEGTKFRKAHRTCDIAMEQHPYSVEIMLLKVQVLMQMTQFEEALEILDRAQLYQPNDTDIQLLRANIMAQQDDFEGAIELLEEILTLAEEKDEIHYHMGVIYQDMGNFEESINHLKEAIMLNSQHEDAIYELSYSLEVLDRLEESIDFFKQLIEKDPYSHFAWFCLGVSYFKQGKLDEALDAYEFVIAINDKYSSAYYNIGECYVYKNEYEKALEYFFQTMDMEDKTADVFYNIGFCYEHLGMHPKAIEFYRKASKADAYFHEAYYGIGKCLEAQDKSYESIHFFKRALKLDEANAEYWLAKANAEYKTGNIISSLEAFEEACVLEPSNPEVWKNWSFVHYESGDMDKAIDLINAGIDEMPGNADLYYRAVAYLITAGRYKEAFNYLENALTLNFDSHTVLFEFFPKLETQKALFRIIDQYRNK from the coding sequence ATGGCCAGACAAAATAAACGACAATCAGATGATCGGGAATTGGCCAGAAAATTTGAGGAACTTCTGAAAGAAGGAACTCCTGGCTTTTTTGACGTAAGTGTTTACGAAAGCATCATCCAATACTATCTAGAAGGAACAAAATTCAGAAAAGCACACAGAACATGTGATATTGCTATGGAGCAGCATCCGTATTCTGTAGAAATTATGTTGCTTAAGGTTCAGGTATTAATGCAGATGACACAATTTGAAGAAGCATTAGAGATACTTGACAGAGCACAGCTATATCAACCCAACGATACCGACATTCAATTGCTGCGTGCCAATATCATGGCTCAGCAGGATGATTTTGAAGGGGCAATTGAATTGCTTGAAGAGATACTTACGCTTGCCGAAGAGAAAGATGAAATACATTACCACATGGGTGTAATTTATCAGGATATGGGTAACTTTGAAGAATCAATCAATCACCTGAAGGAGGCAATTATGCTGAACTCTCAGCACGAAGATGCCATCTATGAATTGTCCTATAGCCTGGAAGTACTTGACCGCCTGGAAGAGAGTATAGACTTCTTTAAACAGTTAATTGAAAAAGATCCGTATTCACATTTTGCATGGTTCTGCCTCGGGGTATCGTATTTCAAGCAAGGTAAGCTGGATGAGGCACTGGATGCATATGAATTTGTAATAGCGATTAACGATAAGTACTCTTCCGCGTATTACAACATCGGGGAATGTTATGTGTACAAAAATGAATATGAGAAAGCGCTTGAGTATTTCTTCCAGACCATGGATATGGAAGATAAAACGGCAGATGTTTTTTACAACATAGGTTTTTGTTACGAGCATTTGGGCATGCACCCGAAAGCCATTGAGTTTTACCGCAAAGCATCCAAAGCCGATGCGTACTTCCATGAAGCATACTATGGAATAGGCAAGTGCCTGGAAGCACAGGATAAATCCTACGAATCCATTCATTTCTTCAAAAGAGCGTTAAAGCTGGATGAAGCCAATGCTGAATACTGGCTTGCAAAAGCGAATGCGGAATATAAAACGGGCAACATCATTTCGAGTCTGGAAGCATTTGAAGAAGCCTGTGTATTAGAGCCTTCCAATCCGGAAGTATGGAAAAACTGGTCGTTTGTACACTATGAAAGTGGTGATATGGACAAGGCAATCGATTTAATCAATGCCGGGATTGATGAAATGCCTGGTAACGCAGATTTATATTATCGTGCTGTAGCATACCTGATTACAGCAGGAAGGTATAAAGAGGCATTTAATTATCTGGAAAATGCATTAACTTTAAACTTCGATAGCCATACGGTGTTGTTTGAATTTTTCCCTAAATTGGAAACTCAAAAGGCATTATTCAGAATTATAGATCAATACAGAAATAAATAA